AGGCCGTGCAGACCGAATACTTCACGATGCTGCCCAGGCTTGTCAGGGGCGAGCGCATCACAAAATGCCTCGCCGGCAGAATGACGCTGGTGCTCTACCCGCGCGGAGACGTCGCATCTTGCGAGGTCCTGCCAACAGTCGGAAACATCCGCGACTTCAACCTCGATTACCGCACAACGATCGCATCTGAGCCTTTCCGCAAGCAGGTTAGCGCAATCCGCGCCAACCGCTGCACCTGCTTCCACCCCTGCTACCAGACGGTCAACATCCTGTTCTCGCCGAGGCGTCTGATCAAGGCTCTGGTAAGAAGGCCGTAGTAGCAGCCTTCTCCGTGCCCGCCCTGACCCGCGAGATGCTCGCCTCGCGCTTGCTCGAAAGCCTACGCCGCGAGTCCCCTAAATGAGATTGACAGCTGTTGCACCCGATGGGTGCTCTGGAGTGCGGCGGCTTGACGCCGCTTTGGCTCGCCGCTGCTCGACGCCGGCCAGCTCTCTGCCCTGTTGTCGCAGTTCCCCTGGTCGTTCCGATTCTCGCCCGTGAATATCGACTACATCAGAACGATGCGGGACAGACTCCCGCCAGTTCCGCTCGTAATTGAGTTCAGGCACTCAAGCTGGCTGCGCGACGAGACCTACGACTTGTTCCGGCAAGAGCAGCTGGTCTATTGCTGCGTCGATGAGCCGAAGTTAAAAAACCTTCTGCCGCCGCAGGACATTACCACCTCCGACAGCATCGGTTACGTGCGCCTCCACGGGCGCAACGCCGAGCACTGGTGGGAGGGAGCTGCGCTGCGATACGACTACTCCTACAGCGACGAGGAGCTCAACGACTGGGCCGAGCGCCTCAAGCACATGTCCCGAAACGCGCGCAAGATATTCGTCCTGTTCAACAACTGCCACCTCGGCCAGGCCGCCAAGAACGCGCTCGCGCTGATGCTGCTGATGGGGGAGGAGTGAGAGAGCTTCATTGGGAGCGTGTTCATAGATCTGGAACGAGCGCGGACAAACTGGCCCCACACTTCCCAAGCATAACCCGGCGCTTCGCCCCCATTTGTATGGTTGCCTTTTGCGCCTTTTTCTGGTCTGCGCTTCTATTCCAGTGATTCGTGAGTATGACGGCATAGCATTTGAGACGCCTGGGGCGCCTGTCACATTCAGCAAGTATCTTCTTGGCCTCCTCCCAACCATTGGACAACTGCTTCAACGCGTGCCCCGCGTCCCGGATTTTCCTTTTGCATTCAGCGACAGTCACGCTGAGTTCCGATCGCTCAAGGAAAATTAGACAGTCGCACACTGGGTAGTCGTCCCGGGCCAGGATGTTCCCGTTTAATACAACGTGATCATGGTCA
This genomic interval from bacterium contains the following:
- a CDS encoding DUF72 domain-containing protein; translation: MLDAGQLSALLSQFPWSFRFSPVNIDYIRTMRDRLPPVPLVIEFRHSSWLRDETYDLFRQEQLVYCCVDEPKLKNLLPPQDITTSDSIGYVRLHGRNAEHWWEGAALRYDYSYSDEELNDWAERLKHMSRNARKIFVLFNNCHLGQAAKNALALMLLMGEE